One window of Geotoga petraea genomic DNA carries:
- a CDS encoding D-alanyl-D-alanine carboxypeptidase translates to MKIKVFILISLILSILIFSATGEFYYNYKPKNESTDITNVLANEDLLNRLEEIIEKNNYFIGIDIDDIKGNDVVSINSEKYFRPASLTKLITTYLSIDEFGLDKNFYTYIYLEETPKSQLNSNVYIQGKGDPFLTVEEYKSFLNKLKLSGVDTIYGDLIFDFTYFKKVGYGEGWIWNDPQPQILPLNIWTNNNAISKETTYESQKDRIKYLTVYLLNDLGINFQGEIYEDKVPENYNPFFTNSSEKLESILEFMNRESDNFISEHLFRYLLNEWDMGMNYSYKDIINKINEKIEFINKEFIITDGTGLSTYNLVTPSIMNKIILKIVDEVSLEKTKYLLTTSFEKGVFYNRYNKSNLWVKTGTLFTDSAISGILESSNNNFYIFTILINNSVQDMNDIKDLEIKLIEIIYKYLN, encoded by the coding sequence ATGAAAATAAAAGTTTTTATCTTAATATCTTTAATTTTATCTATTCTTATTTTTTCTGCTACAGGAGAATTCTACTATAATTACAAGCCCAAAAATGAATCAACAGATATTACTAATGTGTTAGCTAATGAAGATCTTTTGAATAGATTAGAAGAAATTATTGAAAAAAATAATTATTTTATTGGCATTGATATAGATGATATTAAAGGAAATGATGTTGTATCTATAAATTCTGAAAAATATTTTCGTCCAGCTTCTTTAACAAAATTGATAACCACATATCTGTCAATAGATGAATTTGGTTTGGATAAGAATTTTTATACTTATATCTATTTAGAAGAAACTCCAAAAAGTCAGCTAAATTCTAATGTATATATACAAGGGAAAGGAGATCCTTTTTTAACTGTTGAAGAGTATAAAAGCTTTCTTAACAAGCTTAAATTAAGTGGTGTTGATACTATATATGGTGACCTAATATTTGACTTTACTTATTTTAAAAAAGTTGGATATGGAGAGGGTTGGATATGGAACGACCCACAACCACAAATCCTTCCATTAAATATCTGGACTAATAACAATGCCATATCAAAAGAAACAACATACGAAAGTCAAAAAGATAGAATAAAGTATTTAACAGTATATCTACTAAATGATTTAGGAATAAATTTTCAAGGCGAAATATATGAAGATAAAGTCCCAGAAAATTACAATCCCTTTTTTACTAACAGTTCTGAAAAATTGGAAAGTATTTTAGAATTTATGAATAGAGAAAGTGATAATTTCATATCAGAACATTTATTCAGATATTTACTAAACGAATGGGATATGGGAATGAATTATTCATATAAAGACATAATAAACAAAATCAATGAAAAAATAGAATTTATAAATAAAGAGTTTATAATAACTGATGGCACAGGGCTATCTACATATAATTTAGTAACCCCATCGATAATGAATAAAATTATCTTAAAAATCGTGGATGAAGTTTCACTTGAAAAAACAAAATATTTATTAACAACTTCTTTTGAAAAAGGTGTTTTTTATAATAGATATAATAAATCGAATTTATGGGTAAAAACCGGCACATTGTTCACTGATTCTGCAATATCGGGAATTCTCGAAAGTTCTAATAATAATTTTTACATTTTTACCATATTAATAAATAATTCAGTACAAGACATGAATGACATAAAAGATTTGGAGATAAAATTAATTGAAATTATTTATAAATACTTAAACTAA
- the cas6 gene encoding CRISPR-associated endoribonuclease Cas6, whose protein sequence is MVIKLEFKPVNNEMVDLPVHYNRPLQGMFYNLMSDAIPEYHDDGTLIDNKKLKLFTFSRIYPLSSFKVEHKRMKFYGSFVVYFASPMQEIIDAIFKSIESEEVFRVERNYFTLKKTEMVIETTNETLLVKTLSPITTYSTIILPNGNRYTHYFSPYSTDFKKLVEENLKRKANALGIETKRKCLSIEPYGITEKNEKLLFYKGIIIKGWTGYFKLKGNKELISLTLNSGLGAKNAQGFGMVIPADKDNYTTQLSQEEKFAFR, encoded by the coding sequence ATGGTAATTAAGTTGGAGTTCAAGCCGGTTAATAACGAAATGGTTGATTTACCTGTTCATTATAACAGACCACTACAAGGGATGTTTTACAATTTAATGTCAGACGCTATTCCTGAATACCATGATGATGGGACTTTGATTGATAATAAGAAGCTTAAACTCTTCACATTTTCAAGGATTTACCCTTTGAGCTCTTTCAAGGTAGAGCATAAAAGAATGAAATTCTATGGTTCTTTTGTAGTCTATTTTGCATCACCTATGCAAGAGATTATCGATGCAATATTCAAATCTATTGAATCTGAAGAAGTATTTAGAGTTGAGAGAAACTATTTTACTTTGAAAAAGACTGAAATGGTTATCGAAACCACTAATGAAACCCTATTAGTTAAAACACTTTCTCCTATTACAACTTATTCTACTATAATTTTACCTAATGGAAATAGATACACGCACTACTTTTCGCCATACTCTACCGATTTTAAGAAGCTTGTAGAAGAAAATTTAAAAAGAAAAGCCAACGCCCTTGGAATAGAAACTAAAAGAAAATGTTTATCAATAGAACCTTATGGTATTACTGAAAAAAATGAAAAACTCCTTTTTTATAAAGGAATAATCATCAAAGGCTGGACAGGGTATTTTAAGTTAAAAGGAAACAAAGAACTAATATCATTGACTCTCAACTCAGGGTTAGGAGCCAAAAATGCACAAGGTTTTGGAATGGTAATTCCAGCTGATAAAGACAATTATACTACACAATTAAGCCAAGAAGAGAAATTTGCTTTTAGATAA
- a CDS encoding THUMP domain-containing class I SAM-dependent RNA methyltransferase, which produces MLLLANTSLGLEKILKQELKELNFKIKDVKNGMVYFNVEEEKVKDVKKIRTAERIYLIMKEFKFKKLDDYFENIYRIRWNEYFDIKDRVIIDKVILNSKYHKSQKTFQSLTQKAVYKSMMDEYKIDFMMESKNTYKLRVFIFGIKAVVAMDLSGDPLHKRNYRKFISKAPLKEHIASALIINSGWNKKSPLIDPFCGSGTIPLEAGLIAAGIPAGFLREYDFEKMKKFKEIIENNKINEENKIFNNPKIIGTDKEDDMIETSRKNYDNIGLNLNISFYKSSMEKVKNDFDEKGVIITNPPYGVRLEDNKQAIKLVNQMRYLKKEFSGWGLTVITSLKDFEKYFDMKAYSKIDILNGKIKSYIFTYKEI; this is translated from the coding sequence ATGTTACTATTAGCAAACACTTCACTGGGTTTAGAAAAAATATTAAAACAAGAATTGAAAGAATTGAACTTCAAAATTAAAGATGTTAAAAATGGAATGGTTTATTTCAATGTAGAAGAAGAGAAAGTAAAAGATGTTAAAAAGATCAGAACGGCAGAAAGAATTTATTTAATTATGAAAGAGTTTAAGTTTAAAAAATTAGATGATTATTTTGAAAATATATACAGAATTAGGTGGAATGAATATTTTGATATTAAAGACAGGGTTATTATCGATAAAGTCATATTGAACAGTAAATATCATAAATCACAAAAAACCTTTCAATCTCTAACCCAAAAAGCTGTCTATAAAAGTATGATGGATGAGTATAAAATAGATTTTATGATGGAGAGTAAAAATACATACAAATTAAGAGTCTTTATCTTTGGTATAAAAGCAGTTGTTGCAATGGACTTATCTGGGGATCCTTTACACAAGAGAAATTATAGAAAGTTTATTTCCAAAGCCCCTTTAAAAGAACATATAGCTTCTGCGCTTATAATAAACTCTGGCTGGAATAAAAAATCTCCGTTAATAGATCCTTTTTGTGGAAGTGGAACAATTCCTTTAGAAGCAGGATTAATTGCTGCAGGTATACCAGCTGGGTTCTTAAGAGAATATGACTTTGAGAAGATGAAAAAGTTCAAGGAAATAATTGAAAACAATAAAATTAATGAAGAAAATAAGATATTTAATAATCCGAAAATAATAGGAACAGATAAAGAAGACGATATGATAGAAACATCAAGAAAAAATTATGATAACATAGGTTTAAATTTGAACATATCCTTTTATAAATCAAGTATGGAAAAAGTAAAAAATGATTTTGATGAAAAGGGAGTTATAATTACCAATCCACCATATGGAGTCAGGTTAGAAGATAATAAACAAGCTATTAAATTGGTTAATCAGATGCGATACTTAAAAAAAGAATTTTCTGGTTGGGGACTTACCGTGATAACTAGTTTAAAAGATTTTGAAAAATATTTTGACATGAAGGCCTATTCAAAAATAGACATATTAAATGGAAAAATAAAATCTTATATTTTCACTTATAAGGAGATATAA
- a CDS encoding 6-phosphofructokinase translates to MGKNAVYAQSGGVTSVINASAYGVVRSSFKSSSIDNIYVAINGINGIIGENLINMKNLPNKEIELLKYTPSSTFGSCRRKIKDDNDPIFTTIFEIFKKYNIGFFFYNGGNDSMDTANKISNYAKSINYDLKVIGIPKTVDNDLPYTDHTPGFGSSAKYLATSILEGSIDVKSMSKDSTKVFVLETMGRHAGWLAASTAMANINNKFGPHIILLPEVPFDKVKFFNKINDFINDDGYCSIAVSEGIKYPDNNFVSDLGYKDNFGNKQLGYAGKVISDMVHNELGLKVHTAIPDYLQRSGRHLSSLTDVEEAIKAGEKAVEFATNGISGYMVIFERVSNNPYKIDFKLEKLNKIANGTKYLPKEFISEDGLYVTEKFLEYCKPLIEGEFTPPYKNGIPDYLKLNIYQ, encoded by the coding sequence ATGGGGAAGAACGCGGTTTATGCTCAATCCGGTGGAGTAACAAGTGTTATAAATGCTTCTGCTTATGGTGTAGTTAGAAGTTCTTTTAAATCGTCAAGCATTGACAACATTTATGTTGCTATTAACGGAATTAACGGAATAATTGGTGAGAATTTAATTAACATGAAAAATTTACCAAATAAAGAAATTGAATTACTCAAATATACTCCTTCAAGTACTTTTGGTTCATGTAGAAGAAAAATTAAAGACGATAACGATCCAATTTTTACCACAATTTTTGAAATTTTTAAAAAGTATAATATAGGTTTTTTCTTTTATAACGGGGGTAATGATTCTATGGATACCGCAAATAAAATATCTAATTATGCTAAATCAATTAATTATGATTTAAAAGTTATTGGTATTCCCAAGACAGTAGATAATGATCTTCCTTATACGGATCATACTCCTGGTTTTGGTTCGTCTGCAAAATATTTAGCTACTTCCATTTTAGAAGGAAGCATAGATGTAAAAAGCATGTCTAAAGATTCAACTAAAGTATTTGTTCTTGAAACAATGGGAAGGCATGCAGGTTGGTTAGCTGCATCAACTGCTATGGCTAATATAAACAACAAATTTGGGCCACATATAATACTTCTTCCAGAAGTACCTTTTGATAAAGTAAAATTTTTCAATAAGATAAACGACTTTATAAATGATGATGGTTACTGCTCTATTGCTGTATCAGAAGGAATAAAATATCCTGACAATAATTTTGTTTCTGATTTAGGATACAAAGATAATTTTGGTAATAAACAATTAGGATACGCAGGAAAAGTTATATCTGATATGGTCCATAACGAATTGGGGCTTAAAGTTCATACTGCAATCCCAGACTATCTACAGAGGAGCGGAAGACATTTATCTTCTTTAACCGATGTAGAAGAAGCTATAAAAGCTGGAGAAAAAGCTGTAGAGTTTGCCACTAATGGAATAAGTGGTTATATGGTGATCTTTGAAAGAGTATCAAATAACCCATACAAGATAGACTTCAAGTTAGAAAAATTGAATAAAATTGCAAATGGTACTAAATACCTTCCAAAAGAATTTATTTCTGAAGATGGTTTATATGTAACTGAAAAGTTTTTAGAATATTGTAAACCTCTAATAGAAGGAGAATTCACACCTCCATATAAAAATGGAATTCCTGATTATTTAAAATTAAATATTTATCAATAA
- a CDS encoding type II toxin-antitoxin system Phd/YefM family antitoxin, with protein sequence MNLDDIKFYSIAIAKAKFSEVIEKSKKSDIIITKNGKPESIIVNYEKYNNILKFIDEIKDLSLLEIDDLEEYKNFKKFFKDFDL encoded by the coding sequence ATGAATTTAGATGACATAAAATTTTATAGCATTGCCATAGCAAAAGCAAAATTTTCCGAAGTAATTGAAAAATCAAAAAAATCAGATATAATTATTACAAAAAATGGAAAACCTGAATCTATTATTGTTAACTACGAAAAGTATAACAATATTCTTAAGTTTATAGATGAAATAAAGGATTTATCTCTTTTAGAAATAGATGATCTTGAGGAATATAAAAATTTCAAAAAGTTTTTTAAAGATTTTGATTTATAA
- a CDS encoding ABC transporter ATP-binding protein: MGDVVLTKVNKIYPNGFHAVKDAEFTIGDKQFVVLLGPSGCGKTTTLRMIAGLEDISKGTIKIDGNVVNDVEPKDRDIAMVFQNYALYPHMSVYDNMAFGLKLRKMDKSVIDKRVKNAAKILDIEHLLENKPKQLSGGQRQRVAVGRAIVRDPKVFLFDEPLSNLDAKLRVQMRAELKKLHLRLNATIAYVTHDQVEAMTMADKIVILKDGWVQQIGTPHEVYHQPRNVFVAGFIGTPAMNFMTVKVIRENGIWLKHEGINLKVPEQYENHFEDYIDKEVLFGIRPEDIYDKAFYEEKEGNHEGNVLKAKIEVVEPLGAETLLHAAISDQSFTAKVTPRTEAEAMQEMELVFDMNAMHAFDKETEEAIF; encoded by the coding sequence ATGGGAGACGTTGTATTAACAAAAGTAAACAAGATTTATCCTAATGGATTTCACGCTGTTAAAGATGCTGAATTTACAATTGGAGACAAACAATTTGTAGTTTTGTTGGGTCCTTCTGGATGTGGTAAAACAACAACATTGAGAATGATTGCGGGGTTAGAAGATATTTCAAAAGGTACAATTAAAATCGATGGAAATGTTGTTAACGATGTAGAACCTAAAGATAGAGACATTGCTATGGTTTTTCAGAACTATGCTTTATATCCTCATATGTCAGTATATGATAACATGGCTTTTGGTTTAAAATTAAGAAAAATGGATAAATCCGTAATTGATAAAAGAGTTAAAAATGCTGCGAAAATTTTAGATATTGAACATTTATTAGAAAATAAACCAAAACAACTTTCAGGTGGTCAAAGGCAGAGGGTTGCAGTTGGTAGAGCTATTGTTAGAGACCCTAAAGTGTTTTTGTTTGATGAACCTTTATCTAACTTAGATGCTAAATTAAGAGTTCAAATGAGAGCTGAGCTTAAAAAACTTCATTTAAGATTAAATGCAACAATAGCATATGTTACTCACGATCAAGTTGAAGCTATGACAATGGCAGACAAGATTGTTATTTTAAAAGATGGTTGGGTACAACAAATCGGTACACCACACGAAGTTTATCATCAACCAAGAAATGTTTTTGTTGCCGGTTTTATTGGTACACCTGCTATGAATTTTATGACTGTAAAAGTTATAAGAGAAAACGGAATATGGTTAAAGCATGAAGGCATAAATCTTAAAGTACCTGAACAATACGAAAACCATTTTGAAGATTATATTGATAAAGAAGTTCTTTTTGGAATTAGGCCTGAAGATATATATGATAAAGCTTTCTATGAAGAAAAAGAAGGAAATCACGAAGGCAACGTTTTAAAAGCAAAAATAGAAGTTGTTGAACCTCTTGGCGCTGAAACTTTATTACATGCTGCGATATCAGATCAATCATTTACAGCAAAAGTTACCCCAAGAACAGAAGCGGAAGCAATGCAAGAAATGGAATTAGTTTTTGATATGAATGCAATGCATGCTTTCGATAAAGAAACTGAAGAAGCTATATTTTAG